A region from the Muribaculum gordoncarteri genome encodes:
- a CDS encoding histidinol-phosphatase, which yields MIDFSAIISTTDRYNFHSHTQYCDGRATMEEMVKAAVADGFEHWGFSPHSPVPIESPCNMSHDSVKAYLDEVTRLKEVYGDRISLYASMEIDYLGAEWGPSNPYFDNLPLDYRIGSVHFVPSADGLIDVDGSEATFIKKMERYFNNDIHYVVNSFYDESIKMVEAGGFDIIGHFDKIGRNAAAFKPGIESESWYIRRVNDLIDAIIERGPAVEINTKAWNDVRRLFPRVDYLPRLFDAGITVMVNSDAHYPDKVDAGRATGLKVLNRLEETSINSNISCQ from the coding sequence ATGATTGATTTCAGTGCGATAATATCGACTACCGACCGCTATAATTTCCACAGTCACACTCAGTACTGCGACGGACGAGCCACGATGGAGGAGATGGTCAAGGCTGCCGTTGCCGACGGCTTTGAGCATTGGGGCTTTTCGCCTCACTCGCCTGTGCCTATCGAATCGCCGTGCAACATGTCGCACGACTCGGTAAAGGCTTATCTCGACGAGGTGACGCGCCTTAAAGAGGTGTATGGCGACCGAATATCGCTCTACGCCTCAATGGAGATAGATTATCTCGGGGCGGAGTGGGGACCGTCAAACCCCTATTTCGACAATCTCCCGCTTGACTACCGCATAGGGTCGGTGCATTTCGTGCCGAGCGCCGACGGGTTGATCGATGTCGACGGCAGCGAGGCCACGTTCATTAAGAAGATGGAGCGTTACTTCAATAACGACATACACTATGTGGTCAATTCATTCTACGACGAATCCATAAAGATGGTCGAGGCAGGAGGATTTGACATAATAGGCCACTTCGACAAGATAGGGCGTAACGCTGCGGCCTTCAAGCCGGGAATCGAGAGCGAGTCATGGTATATCAGGCGTGTCAACGACCTGATCGATGCCATAATCGAGCGTGGCCCGGCGGTGGAGATAAACACCAAGGCGTGGAATGACGTGCGCCGACTTTTCCCCCGTGTCGATTATCTGCCGCGACTGTTTGACGCCGGAATAACCGTGATGGTGAACAGTGACGCCCATTATCCCGACAAAGTGGATGCCGGCCGAGCCACCGGACTGAAGGTGCTAAACAGATTAGAGGAAACAAGCATAAACAGCAACATATCATGCCAGTAA
- the metA gene encoding homoserine O-acetyltransferase MetA, giving the protein MPVRVPVLLPAVETLKAENIFVIDEQRASSQDIRPLRIGILNLMPLKIMTETDLLRLISNTPLQIELDLIDTCTHVSRNTPREHIEEFYKTFEDIRNQNYDGFIITGAPVEKVDFEEVDYWDELCEIFDWARTHVTSTLYICWAAFAGLYHHYGVPKRVLDHKISGVFRHKLNDNRNPIFRGFDDEFYVPHSRFSEVLREDVERVEGLDIIAESEESGIYMVMARGGREFFITGHSEYSPNTLDFEYRRDLDKGMNPDIPAHYYIDDDPSKGPIVRWRSHANLLFSNWLNYFVYQETPYDIRDIHQ; this is encoded by the coding sequence ATGCCAGTAAGAGTTCCAGTACTATTGCCTGCCGTGGAAACACTGAAGGCTGAAAACATATTCGTGATAGACGAGCAGAGGGCTTCGTCGCAGGACATAAGACCGTTACGCATAGGCATTCTCAATCTGATGCCGCTGAAAATCATGACGGAAACCGACCTGCTGCGACTTATATCCAACACTCCGCTTCAGATAGAGCTTGACCTTATAGACACCTGCACCCACGTGTCACGTAACACTCCGCGCGAACACATAGAGGAGTTCTACAAGACATTTGAGGACATAAGAAACCAGAATTACGACGGATTCATAATAACCGGTGCACCTGTCGAGAAGGTCGACTTTGAAGAGGTTGACTATTGGGACGAGCTGTGCGAGATTTTTGACTGGGCGCGCACCCACGTGACATCGACACTCTATATATGCTGGGCCGCATTTGCCGGCCTCTATCATCACTACGGGGTGCCCAAGCGGGTTCTCGACCACAAGATATCGGGAGTGTTCCGTCACAAGCTTAACGACAACCGCAATCCGATATTCCGAGGATTTGACGACGAGTTCTATGTGCCTCACAGCCGCTTCAGCGAGGTGTTGCGCGAGGATGTTGAGCGTGTCGAGGGACTTGACATCATAGCCGAGAGCGAAGAGAGCGGCATCTACATGGTTATGGCACGCGGCGGCAGGGAGTTCTTCATAACCGGCCACTCGGAGTATTCGCCCAATACGCTTGACTTTGAGTATCGCCGTGACCTCGACAAGGGGATGAATCCCGACATACCGGCCCACTACTATATCGACGACGACCCGTCTAAGGGGCCGATCGTGCGTTGGCGCTCACATGCCAACCTGCTGTTCAGCAACTGGTTGAACTACTTCGTATATCAGGAAACGCCCTACGACATACGTGACATACATCAGTGA
- a CDS encoding peroxiredoxin family protein has protein sequence MKKTMSIIVFFAVLLLLGSAATNNAIDGVKGFQAPIFKVERNDSVVSLDDMRGHWVLLQFWSSSDAPSRIAGKQYTAIEQKLNDGQSAERFHLLSVNMDRSERLFREIVRRDGLSAETQFHIEGNRANQLINDYHLESGMQSFLIDPSGRIVAKNPTEQTLTQLTCD, from the coding sequence ATGAAGAAAACAATGTCTATTATTGTGTTCTTCGCCGTTCTGCTTCTCCTCGGCTCGGCAGCCACCAACAACGCCATCGACGGCGTGAAGGGATTCCAGGCTCCGATATTCAAGGTCGAGCGTAACGATTCGGTTGTTTCGCTCGATGACATGAGGGGACACTGGGTGCTTCTGCAATTCTGGTCGTCAAGCGACGCGCCGTCGCGTATAGCCGGAAAGCAATACACTGCTATTGAGCAGAAGCTTAATGATGGACAGTCGGCAGAACGATTCCATCTCTTATCGGTCAATATGGACCGTAGTGAGCGCCTCTTTCGTGAGATAGTGCGTAGAGATGGTCTTAGTGCGGAAACACAATTTCACATCGAGGGAAATCGTGCAAATCAATTAATCAATGATTATCACCTCGAATCGGGTATGCAATCTTTCCTCATCGACCCTTCAGGCCGAATTGTTGCGAAAAACCCGACAGAACAAACCTTGACACAACTTACATGCGATTAA
- a CDS encoding NUDIX hydrolase, which yields METEDPKKWKVLESEHLMRRPWLTVRRDKVLLPTGAINPEFYVLEYPDWINVIAITDDGRFVMEHQYRHGLGETCIELCAGVMEEGETPEQAARRELEEETGYVGGTWTRLMTISGNPSTTDNLTYCFIAQGVTYSGARHLDRTEDIEVVLMTPDEVYSLLLNDEMKQALMAAPLWRYFATMRSHDE from the coding sequence ATGGAAACCGAAGACCCTAAAAAATGGAAAGTGCTCGAAAGCGAGCATCTGATGCGACGCCCCTGGCTTACAGTGCGCCGCGACAAAGTACTCCTGCCCACAGGAGCCATAAATCCCGAGTTTTACGTGCTTGAGTATCCCGACTGGATAAATGTGATAGCGATTACCGACGACGGACGGTTTGTCATGGAGCACCAGTACCGTCACGGACTGGGCGAAACTTGTATCGAGCTATGCGCCGGGGTTATGGAAGAGGGAGAAACGCCCGAACAGGCTGCCCGGCGTGAACTTGAGGAGGAAACGGGCTATGTTGGCGGCACATGGACGCGGTTGATGACAATATCGGGTAATCCCAGCACAACCGACAATCTCACCTACTGCTTCATAGCACAAGGTGTGACATATTCCGGAGCAAGGCATCTCGACCGCACCGAGGACATCGAGGTGGTGCTAATGACGCCCGACGAGGTCTACTCGCTTCTCCTGAACGACGAGATGAAGCAGGCACTCATGGCGGCCCCGCTGTGGCGTTACTTCGCCACGATGCGGAGCCATGATGAGTGA
- a CDS encoding START-like domain-containing protein, which produces MDKSKFQLEFEMRSVPVALLWNYISSINGLTEWFADEVSISGKTYTFSWDGQSQTAQLLSMRTEVSIRFRWSDDNSRCYFEMKISVNELTDETILTVTDFASEDEIEDAKELWTAQVDTLRRALGC; this is translated from the coding sequence ATGGATAAATCGAAATTTCAACTTGAATTTGAGATGAGAAGCGTGCCGGTGGCACTGCTTTGGAACTATATATCGTCAATCAACGGGTTGACGGAATGGTTTGCCGACGAAGTGTCGATTTCGGGCAAAACCTATACATTTTCGTGGGACGGACAATCGCAGACGGCTCAGCTGCTGAGCATGCGCACCGAAGTGTCGATACGTTTCCGATGGAGCGACGACAACTCACGCTGCTATTTTGAGATGAAGATTTCAGTTAATGAGCTTACTGATGAAACGATATTGACCGTCACCGACTTTGCCTCGGAGGATGAAATCGAGGATGCCAAGGAGCTGTGGACGGCTCAAGTCGATACCCTGAGAAGGGCGCTCGGCTGTTGA
- a CDS encoding GlsB/YeaQ/YmgE family stress response membrane protein — protein sequence MGATLWIVWAIIGVIGGYMAGKLLHTAHSVVLDVCVGVCGALLGGWLLVVFFGNNENMQVFSLVTSAVACAILLWVLSLILPGKPDDDDD from the coding sequence ATGGGAGCGACACTTTGGATTGTATGGGCGATTATAGGAGTAATCGGCGGATACATGGCCGGAAAGCTTCTTCACACGGCTCACAGCGTTGTACTCGATGTGTGTGTAGGTGTGTGCGGTGCACTGCTTGGCGGATGGCTGCTGGTGGTGTTCTTTGGCAATAACGAGAACATGCAGGTGTTTTCGCTCGTGACTTCAGCGGTTGCGTGTGCGATACTGCTGTGGGTTCTGTCATTGATACTGCCCGGCAAGCCCGATGACGATGATGACTAA
- the rplS gene encoding 50S ribosomal protein L19, with amino-acid sequence MDLIKIAEEAFATGKQHPDFGPGDTITVAYRIKEGNKERIQQYRGVVIRISGEGEKKRFTVRKMSDNIGVERIFPIESPFIDSITVNKYGKVRRAKLYYLRKLTGKKARIKERRVK; translated from the coding sequence ATGGACTTAATCAAGATTGCTGAAGAGGCATTTGCAACAGGCAAGCAGCACCCCGACTTCGGTCCCGGCGACACTATCACAGTCGCTTACCGCATCAAGGAGGGTAACAAGGAACGTATCCAGCAATATCGCGGTGTGGTTATCCGCATCTCAGGCGAAGGCGAAAAGAAGCGCTTCACAGTTCGCAAGATGAGCGACAATATCGGTGTTGAGCGTATCTTCCCCATCGAGTCACCCTTCATCGACTCAATCACTGTAAACAAGTATGGTAAGGTTCGCCGCGCCAAGCTTTACTATCTCCGTAAACTCACCGGTAAGAAAGCTCGTATCAAGGAGCGTCGCGTTAAGTAA